From Thermotoga sp. Ku-13t, the proteins below share one genomic window:
- a CDS encoding ABC transporter substrate-binding protein: protein MRKFLVFLMALLAVLAMAKVKVTFWHAMGGGHGQTLQEIVNFFNQQHPDIEVEAIYIGNYSALQQKLLAAAQAGQLPTISQAYSNWTAKLIYSGIVEPLNAYINDPKIGLSKAEWEDIWEPMRLNCTWGDKIYAVPFNKSIYVLYVNTDALALAGLKIPETIGELKKAAILLTEDFDNDGTIDQYGFGFRSTVDHFQVFLALNGGSILKKGPDGKWMVTINSPEAKEVLEFLLSLKDKYALVQGGYLDGPFGEGKIAMFIETVASKPYVDSASKGKHGWTWAPVPVWKTRNVQFAGTDVIMFSTAKPEEKRAAWEFMKFLISPEITAYWAVKTGYLPVRKSATETAIWKKFVAEDPAAAVPLVQLPYGVFDPQIGVWAEIRNIVGTMVSDVLYGKKTVEEGLAWAEAEIKRELEREGM from the coding sequence ATGAGGAAGTTTCTTGTGTTTCTGATGGCGTTGCTGGCCGTCCTTGCGATGGCAAAGGTCAAGGTCACGTTCTGGCACGCGATGGGTGGAGGACACGGTCAAACTTTGCAGGAGATAGTGAACTTCTTCAATCAACAACATCCGGACATCGAAGTGGAAGCGATCTACATTGGAAACTACTCCGCACTGCAGCAGAAACTGCTCGCCGCGGCACAGGCTGGGCAACTTCCCACGATATCACAGGCTTACTCCAACTGGACCGCGAAGCTCATCTATTCTGGTATCGTGGAACCTCTGAACGCCTACATCAACGATCCAAAGATAGGCCTCTCCAAAGCGGAGTGGGAAGACATCTGGGAACCGATGAGACTGAACTGCACGTGGGGCGATAAGATCTACGCCGTGCCGTTCAACAAGAGCATCTACGTCCTGTACGTGAACACCGACGCGCTCGCGCTGGCTGGTTTGAAGATACCGGAAACGATCGGTGAATTGAAGAAAGCTGCGATACTCTTGACCGAAGACTTTGACAACGATGGTACCATCGATCAGTACGGTTTTGGTTTCAGGTCCACCGTCGACCATTTCCAGGTGTTCTTAGCGCTCAACGGTGGCTCGATACTCAAGAAAGGCCCGGATGGCAAATGGATGGTGACCATCAACAGTCCAGAAGCGAAGGAAGTGCTGGAATTTCTGCTCAGTTTGAAGGACAAGTATGCGCTCGTGCAGGGTGGTTATCTGGACGGCCCGTTCGGTGAAGGTAAAATAGCTATGTTCATCGAGACTGTGGCGAGCAAACCTTACGTGGATTCCGCCTCGAAGGGTAAACATGGCTGGACTTGGGCACCGGTGCCGGTATGGAAGACGAGAAACGTTCAGTTCGCTGGAACGGACGTGATCATGTTCAGCACCGCGAAACCTGAAGAGAAGAGAGCCGCGTGGGAATTCATGAAGTTCCTGATCTCACCAGAGATCACCGCGTACTGGGCGGTGAAGACCGGGTATCTGCCTGTGAGAAAGAGCGCGACCGAAACGGCGATCTGGAAAAAGTTCGTCGCGGAAGATCCTGCAGCGGCGGTGCCACTAGTCCAGCTTCCGTACGGTGTTTTCGATCCGCAGATCGGTGTTTGGGCTGAGATAAGAAACATCGTCGGCACCATGGTGAGCGACGTTCTCTACGGTAAGAAGACCGTGGAAGAGGGACTGGCCTGGGCCGAAGCAGAAATCAAGAGAGAACTCGAAAGAGAAGGCATGTGA
- a CDS encoding iron-containing alcohol dehydrogenase, with amino-acid sequence MENFVFHNETKLIFGKGTIDRIGGEIKSAGFKKVLMLCGGGSIKKNGVYDQVIASLKNSGVEWVEVWGVKPNPVLSKVHEAIEVAKKEKVEAILGVGGGSVIDSSKAVAAGVLYDGDIWDAFIGKYTVQKALPIFAVLTISATGTEMNGNAVVTNEKTLEKFAVRSKALYPKVSIIDPLIQASLPREQTVYGAVDAIAHILEYYFDGSDSLAQNELSEGLIRTVMTCTERLLEDPNDYESRANFAWSATLALNGLTAAGRRGGDWSCHRIEHSLSAIYDIAHGAGLAIVFPAWMRYVWREKPEQFVRFLKKIFSIEGDGEQAVLKGIEAFKGWLKKVGAPVSLKDVNIPAQDLDKIVDNVFRRNEPLGNLKKLDRSDVRKILELALE; translated from the coding sequence ATGGAAAACTTCGTTTTTCACAACGAAACAAAGCTGATCTTCGGTAAGGGTACGATAGACAGAATCGGTGGGGAGATCAAATCCGCAGGGTTCAAAAAGGTGCTGATGCTCTGTGGCGGTGGATCTATAAAGAAGAACGGTGTGTACGATCAGGTCATTGCTTCGCTCAAAAACAGCGGTGTCGAATGGGTTGAGGTCTGGGGTGTGAAACCGAACCCGGTGCTTTCAAAAGTTCACGAGGCCATAGAGGTTGCAAAGAAAGAGAAAGTCGAGGCGATCTTAGGTGTTGGTGGTGGGAGCGTCATAGATTCTTCCAAAGCTGTCGCGGCTGGTGTCCTCTACGATGGAGACATCTGGGACGCTTTCATCGGCAAATACACAGTTCAGAAGGCACTTCCCATCTTCGCTGTGCTGACGATCTCAGCCACTGGCACAGAGATGAACGGAAACGCAGTGGTGACGAACGAAAAGACCCTGGAAAAATTTGCGGTCAGATCCAAGGCTCTCTATCCGAAGGTTTCGATAATCGATCCTTTGATCCAGGCGAGCCTACCAAGGGAACAGACGGTGTATGGAGCGGTGGACGCAATTGCGCACATCCTCGAATACTATTTCGATGGGTCCGATTCTCTCGCACAGAACGAACTGAGTGAAGGACTCATCAGAACGGTCATGACTTGCACGGAAAGGTTACTGGAAGATCCGAACGATTACGAATCGCGCGCGAACTTTGCCTGGAGCGCCACACTCGCGCTCAACGGTTTGACGGCCGCGGGAAGGCGCGGCGGGGACTGGTCGTGCCACAGAATCGAGCATTCTCTCAGCGCCATCTACGACATAGCCCACGGAGCCGGACTCGCGATCGTTTTCCCGGCCTGGATGAGATACGTCTGGAGGGAAAAGCCCGAACAGTTCGTCAGGTTTTTGAAAAAGATCTTCTCGATCGAAGGTGACGGTGAACAGGCTGTTTTGAAAGGTATCGAAGCGTTCAAAGGCTGGCTCAAAAAGGTTGGAGCTCCCGTATCGCTGAAGGATGTGAACATTCCGGCGCAAGATCTGGACAAAATAGTGGACAACGTTTTCAGAAGGAACGAACCACTCGGGAATCTGAAAAAACTGGACAGGTCAGATGTGAGAAAGATCCTAGAACTTGCGTTAGAATGA
- a CDS encoding glucose-6-phosphate isomerase, protein MFVLKFDFSFMFEPNVKDGISEEEFSKFEPTMRQLVEEVAREKPAFVKVLFDRYLLDSVEDLREWILNFDNFVVIGIGGSSLGAAALANALKPFDWNYLSKSERGGYLRIFFLENVDPDYTASVLDRIDLKATIFNVVSKSGSTTECLAHYQIVRGLLEVRGLKVSEHVVFTTDPKKGLLRRIAEREKIVALDIPPELGGRFSVLSPVGLLPAMAIGVDIKALIDGAKDAYTKCVVLDVWKNPAAMMAACHYLHKVKGRRISVMMPYSNRLYTLADWFRQLWAESLGKKYSLNGEVVHEGLTPIKALGVVDQHSQLQLYNEGPDDKTITFLEVEKFDRNVLIPSIHDDEEISYLGGKRLSDLLRSELFGTERSLAFNGRPSMRVIFPTIDAYNLGQFFMYYEFTTTLMGKLLKINPFDQPGVELGKQITYSLMGRKGFEKMEFPEPARKVVIE, encoded by the coding sequence ATGTTCGTGCTCAAATTCGATTTTAGCTTCATGTTCGAGCCCAACGTGAAGGACGGTATAAGCGAGGAGGAATTCTCGAAGTTCGAGCCGACGATGAGACAGCTCGTTGAAGAAGTCGCGAGGGAAAAGCCTGCGTTCGTGAAGGTTCTCTTCGACAGATACCTTTTAGACAGCGTCGAAGATCTCAGAGAATGGATCTTGAATTTCGACAACTTCGTTGTGATAGGCATAGGTGGTTCCAGCCTCGGTGCGGCCGCTCTGGCTAATGCTTTGAAGCCTTTCGACTGGAACTATCTTTCAAAATCCGAAAGAGGAGGTTATCTGAGGATCTTCTTCTTAGAGAACGTCGATCCAGACTACACGGCGAGCGTTCTCGATAGAATAGATCTAAAAGCGACGATCTTCAACGTCGTTTCCAAATCCGGTTCGACCACAGAATGTTTAGCACACTACCAGATTGTTCGGGGCCTGCTCGAAGTCCGTGGACTGAAGGTCTCGGAGCACGTGGTGTTCACAACAGATCCGAAGAAGGGTTTGCTCAGAAGAATAGCTGAAAGAGAAAAGATCGTCGCGCTGGACATACCACCGGAGCTCGGAGGCAGATTCAGCGTGCTCTCACCGGTGGGGCTTCTTCCCGCAATGGCCATAGGCGTGGACATAAAGGCTCTGATCGACGGAGCAAAGGATGCATACACAAAATGCGTCGTGCTTGATGTGTGGAAGAATCCTGCGGCGATGATGGCAGCGTGTCACTATCTTCACAAGGTCAAGGGTAGGCGCATCAGCGTCATGATGCCTTATTCGAACAGACTCTACACGCTCGCGGACTGGTTCAGACAACTCTGGGCAGAGAGCCTCGGCAAGAAATATTCGCTCAATGGAGAAGTGGTTCACGAAGGACTGACTCCGATAAAGGCGCTCGGCGTGGTGGACCAGCATTCTCAGCTGCAGCTCTACAACGAAGGACCTGACGATAAGACCATAACGTTTCTGGAAGTTGAGAAGTTCGACAGGAACGTTCTGATACCTTCCATCCACGACGATGAGGAGATCTCTTACCTTGGTGGAAAGAGGCTCTCCGATCTGCTCAGGAGCGAACTTTTCGGAACGGAAAGGTCGCTCGCCTTCAACGGTAGGCCGAGCATGCGCGTGATCTTTCCAACGATCGATGCCTACAACCTCGGCCAGTTCTTCATGTACTACGAGTTCACAACGACGTTGATGGGAAAGCTTTTGAAGATCAACCCGTTCGATCAGCCTGGAGTTGAGCTCGGTAAGCAGATCACTTACTCTCTGATGGGCAGAAAAGGTTTCGAGAAGATGGAATTTCCAGAGCCGGCGAGGAAGGTTGTGATCGAATGA
- the rpmB gene encoding 50S ribosomal protein L28, which translates to MAKRCEICGKGPVAGKNVSHSNRHTPRMFRPNIQRVKVVLEDGTIRTMKVCAKCLKAGKVKKAAIV; encoded by the coding sequence ATGGCGAAGAGGTGTGAGATCTGCGGAAAAGGCCCGGTGGCTGGTAAGAACGTGAGCCATTCGAACAGGCACACACCGAGGATGTTCAGACCGAACATCCAGAGGGTGAAGGTAGTGCTTGAGGATGGCACGATCAGGACGATGAAGGTGTGTGCCAAGTGCCTGAAGGCAGGAAAAGTCAAGAAAGCAGCAATAGTCTGA
- a CDS encoding adenine phosphoribosyltransferase, protein MELKDFIRDIPDFPTKGIIFRDVTPLLRNPAAFQKAIDEMTKTIQDMNFDLIVSPEARGFIFGAALAYKLGKGFVPVRKPGKLPYQTVSIEYSLEYGTAQLHMHSDAVQKNQRVVIVDDVLATGGTAAAIANLVKSVGGEVAGMCFLIELSYLSPRERLKGYDVRSVLVY, encoded by the coding sequence GTGGAGCTGAAGGATTTCATCAGGGATATTCCCGACTTCCCCACGAAAGGGATCATCTTCAGGGACGTCACCCCGCTGTTGAGAAACCCTGCAGCCTTTCAGAAAGCGATCGACGAGATGACCAAGACCATCCAGGATATGAACTTCGATCTCATCGTTTCACCCGAAGCGCGTGGTTTCATCTTCGGCGCGGCTCTCGCTTACAAACTGGGTAAAGGTTTCGTGCCGGTGAGAAAGCCAGGAAAGCTTCCGTACCAGACTGTTTCTATCGAGTACAGCCTGGAGTACGGAACCGCGCAGCTTCACATGCACTCGGACGCCGTACAGAAGAACCAGCGCGTGGTCATTGTTGACGATGTTCTGGCGACCGGTGGGACGGCTGCGGCGATAGCGAACCTGGTGAAAAGCGTCGGTGGTGAAGTGGCGGGAATGTGTTTTCTCATAGAGCTGAGTTATCTCAGTCCACGTGAAAGGCTCAAAGGTTATGATGTACGTTCAGTCCTGGTCTACTGA
- a CDS encoding zinc-binding dehydrogenase, whose translation MNVRGDPFGRHRVIEPAGKLPQPAWKLDNDTSKLYDNEMLIDAIKLNVDAASFAQIKSEVGADEQKVAEKIMQIVQQRGKLHNPVTGSGGMLVGRVKAIGKDLNVDVKVGDKIATLVSLSLTPLNLKKIKKVHLDKDQVDVEAEAILFETGVFARLPEDMPESVALAVLDVAGAPIQTARLVSPSDLVLIVGAGGKSGVLCSYVAKKYAGPTGRVVALVHSERSVEQLKRLGFVDDVFVSDAQDAVASYEKFIQITNGRLADVVINVVNVPDTEMTSILCARERGKIYFFSMATSFTKAALGAEGIGKDVDMIIGNGYAKHHAEFALQILRENERLYQHFLERYGEK comes from the coding sequence ATGAACGTGAGAGGAGACCCATTCGGCAGACATAGGGTGATCGAACCAGCAGGGAAACTTCCACAGCCAGCCTGGAAACTGGACAACGACACGAGCAAGCTTTACGACAACGAGATGCTGATCGATGCGATCAAGCTCAACGTGGATGCAGCGTCCTTCGCACAGATAAAGAGCGAAGTGGGAGCGGACGAGCAGAAGGTCGCAGAAAAGATCATGCAGATCGTTCAGCAACGTGGCAAACTGCACAACCCCGTTACCGGTTCTGGGGGCATGCTCGTCGGCAGGGTGAAAGCGATCGGTAAGGATCTGAACGTCGATGTGAAGGTTGGAGACAAGATTGCCACTCTCGTTTCGCTCAGCCTTACACCTCTGAATTTGAAAAAGATAAAGAAGGTGCATTTAGATAAAGACCAGGTGGACGTCGAAGCCGAAGCCATACTGTTCGAAACCGGTGTTTTTGCGCGCTTGCCGGAAGATATGCCTGAGTCCGTGGCGCTCGCGGTGCTCGACGTTGCAGGTGCTCCGATTCAAACCGCGAGGCTTGTCTCGCCTTCCGACCTCGTGCTCATCGTAGGCGCGGGTGGCAAATCCGGAGTGCTGTGCAGCTATGTAGCGAAGAAATACGCAGGTCCCACAGGTAGAGTCGTCGCACTGGTCCATTCTGAAAGATCCGTCGAACAGCTCAAAAGGCTCGGTTTCGTTGACGATGTCTTCGTGTCGGATGCGCAGGATGCGGTTGCATCTTACGAAAAGTTCATCCAGATCACGAACGGAAGGCTCGCGGATGTCGTCATCAACGTGGTGAACGTGCCAGACACCGAGATGACCTCGATACTGTGCGCAAGAGAGAGGGGAAAGATCTACTTCTTCTCGATGGCGACGAGCTTCACCAAGGCGGCACTCGGTGCGGAAGGTATTGGGAAGGATGTAGACATGATTATCGGCAACGGCTATGCGAAGCACCACGCCGAGTTCGCCCTCCAGATTTTGAGAGAGAACGAAAGGCTGTATCAGCACTTCCTCGAAAGGTACGGTGAAAAATGA
- the panC gene encoding pantoate--beta-alanine ligase — translation MIVVDTVSRMKQICESERAAGKKIGFVPTMGYLHEGHLSLVRRCRQENDVVVVSIFVNPTQFGPNEDYASYPRDLNRDLSMLQIENVDYVFVPSVEEMYPTRYSTYVVEESLSKYLCGKSRPTHFRGVCTVVTKLFNIVKPHRAYFGQKDAQQFRIIRRMVRDLNMDVEVIECPIVRESDGLAMSSRNVYLVGEERKQALALYQSLKIAEQLYQAGERSAERIKEKMLEHLAKFNLVRVDYVEIVDEETLQPVERIEGKVLVAVAAWVGKARLIDNTILG, via the coding sequence GTGATCGTTGTAGATACAGTTTCCAGAATGAAGCAGATCTGTGAGTCGGAACGGGCCGCGGGCAAGAAAATCGGTTTCGTTCCAACGATGGGCTATCTTCACGAAGGTCACCTTTCGCTGGTTCGACGCTGCCGCCAGGAGAACGACGTGGTTGTTGTGAGCATATTCGTGAACCCAACGCAGTTTGGGCCGAACGAGGATTATGCGAGTTATCCGAGAGATCTGAACAGAGATCTTTCCATGCTTCAGATCGAAAACGTCGATTACGTGTTCGTGCCGAGCGTGGAGGAGATGTACCCGACGCGCTACTCAACCTACGTGGTGGAGGAGAGTTTGTCGAAGTATCTGTGCGGCAAGTCCCGCCCGACACATTTCAGGGGCGTTTGCACGGTCGTGACAAAGTTGTTCAACATCGTCAAGCCACACCGGGCTTACTTCGGCCAGAAAGACGCGCAGCAGTTCAGGATCATACGCAGAATGGTGAGAGATCTGAACATGGACGTGGAAGTCATAGAGTGTCCCATCGTCAGGGAATCCGATGGGCTTGCGATGAGCTCAAGAAACGTTTACCTCGTCGGTGAAGAGAGAAAACAGGCGCTGGCCCTGTACCAATCTTTAAAGATCGCAGAACAGCTGTATCAAGCTGGCGAACGCAGTGCGGAAAGGATCAAGGAAAAGATGCTGGAGCATCTCGCAAAGTTCAACCTCGTCAGAGTAGATTACGTCGAGATCGTGGACGAAGAAACGCTGCAACCTGTGGAGCGTATCGAAGGAAAAGTGCTCGTCGCCGTGGCGGCCTGGGTCGGAAAGGCCAGGCTGATCGACAACACGATACTGGGATGA
- a CDS encoding fibronectin type III domain-containing protein, whose translation MRRKSVYLFLIFAVLLLAALYGCIAQINQAPQVSLIQPEDGSYVAVLASTKAVTFKASAEDPEGKPLSFALYLGTSPDNLSKVGETSQPEYTVNDLTPGQTYYWKVVVSDGTNSVESPVWSFTVGGNLSVIKVVDFTTGPASVGVKVEVLREDELVISDFTDGNGHAAFYLPDGRYDVRISGENRATSLILNYDPKIVPEIEALSRRAMTDNDVIPNLEVQILDPYDNVIPDPEATTITFDYIKVSVQSDVVMYVAYVGVGYVPSAVARDYRALNTHNFTTGLLDLRRFQNVTVPVYVVVYTPNDTRINKLIYLTINRTVPEVTTRTPPTGLWFYGWTSDANIQYYNLPRPMKDLLSKHLPKEMLKELENYKPEHSITDTNILVQLAWTHASSENRAGYNVYRSCDGENWEKIAFTTNPYTFDKAVDLIPGQKYYYTVRTVYVDGSESENSNMVEVVPLDLFKVKLISPADNETNVSRTPTFVWKPVDWRDWTSTPHIGGNEIPDEEITFAYYGPWIYDTAVSEQHIYYYDAFIYTEGPQQVSLPFDPTTGYWMRIYPDGNEDVQTEPLEKFKTYEWGLDIAAAYYQTEDGWWISATIDYGYSGWDRWINEADYFNRFTTGE comes from the coding sequence ATGAGACGGAAGAGCGTTTATCTGTTCCTCATCTTCGCAGTTCTGTTGCTCGCAGCACTCTACGGATGTATCGCTCAGATCAACCAAGCGCCGCAAGTCTCCCTGATCCAGCCCGAAGACGGTTCTTATGTTGCTGTTCTTGCTTCCACCAAGGCTGTCACTTTCAAAGCCAGCGCCGAAGACCCAGAGGGTAAACCCCTGAGCTTCGCGCTTTACCTTGGAACGAGTCCAGATAATCTAAGCAAAGTTGGAGAAACCAGCCAGCCGGAGTACACCGTCAATGATCTGACACCTGGACAAACTTACTACTGGAAGGTCGTCGTCTCTGATGGAACAAACTCTGTGGAAAGCCCTGTCTGGAGCTTTACGGTGGGTGGAAACCTCTCAGTCATCAAAGTGGTTGATTTCACCACGGGACCTGCCAGCGTCGGAGTGAAGGTGGAAGTGCTCCGGGAAGATGAACTGGTCATCTCGGATTTCACCGATGGAAACGGACACGCGGCGTTCTATCTGCCAGACGGTCGCTACGATGTCAGAATCAGTGGTGAAAACAGAGCAACCAGCCTGATACTGAACTACGATCCAAAGATAGTTCCAGAGATCGAAGCGCTCAGCAGAAGAGCGATGACAGACAACGATGTGATACCAAACTTGGAAGTTCAGATATTGGATCCTTATGACAACGTCATTCCCGATCCGGAAGCAACAACGATCACTTTTGATTACATCAAAGTGTCTGTGCAAAGTGATGTAGTTATGTACGTTGCATACGTTGGTGTTGGTTATGTGCCGAGTGCCGTGGCCCGCGACTATAGAGCTCTTAACACCCACAACTTCACGACGGGATTGCTCGATCTAAGACGTTTCCAGAACGTTACCGTCCCCGTGTACGTGGTTGTGTACACGCCGAACGATACACGTATAAACAAGCTGATATACCTAACAATCAACAGAACTGTTCCAGAAGTCACCACGAGGACCCCACCGACAGGTTTGTGGTTCTACGGCTGGACCAGCGATGCGAACATTCAGTACTACAATCTGCCAAGACCGATGAAGGATCTATTGTCAAAACACCTGCCAAAAGAGATGCTGAAAGAACTCGAAAATTACAAACCCGAACACAGCATAACAGATACGAACATACTTGTTCAACTCGCATGGACCCATGCCTCGAGCGAGAACAGAGCCGGCTACAACGTCTACAGATCTTGTGACGGTGAGAACTGGGAAAAGATTGCGTTCACAACGAACCCTTACACCTTCGACAAAGCTGTCGATCTGATACCGGGTCAGAAGTACTACTACACGGTGAGAACGGTGTACGTAGATGGCTCCGAATCAGAAAACAGCAACATGGTTGAAGTCGTACCGCTTGATCTGTTCAAGGTCAAATTGATATCACCCGCGGACAACGAGACCAACGTGTCCCGCACACCAACGTTCGTCTGGAAACCGGTCGACTGGAGAGACTGGACATCAACCCCGCACATCGGTGGAAACGAAATACCAGATGAAGAAATAACCTTCGCCTATTACGGTCCTTGGATTTACGATACGGCCGTAAGCGAACAACATATCTACTACTACGATGCTTTCATTTACACCGAGGGACCGCAACAGGTGAGCCTGCCGTTCGATCCCACCACTGGTTACTGGATGAGAATATATCCCGATGGGAACGAAGATGTGCAGACAGAACCGCTCGAAAAGTTCAAGACCTACGAGTGGGGTCTGGACATAGCAGCTGCATACTATCAAACCGAAGATGGGTGGTGGATCTCAGCCACGATAGATTATGGATACAGTGGGTGGGATAGATGGATTAACGAAGCAGACTACTTCAACAGGTTCACCACTGGTGAGTGA
- a CDS encoding GNAT family protein codes for MILKGEKIMLRPVELSDLDRLLNINDEEVRQYLLSVFPLNRIREEEWVRNLYSNQRDVVFAVALLETNQLVGTTGLHGIDWVNRCAEFGIAITDKNFWNQGLGTEATHLTLRYAFEYLNLNRVQLSVYDYNPRAIHVYEKCGFVKEGVLRKARYLKGEYHDVIVMSMLAQEYFTGCNASRSG; via the coding sequence GTGATACTGAAAGGTGAAAAAATCATGCTGAGACCAGTCGAGCTCTCTGACCTCGACAGACTTTTGAACATCAACGATGAAGAGGTGAGACAGTACCTTTTGAGTGTTTTTCCTTTGAACAGGATCAGGGAAGAGGAATGGGTCAGGAATCTCTATTCGAACCAGAGAGACGTTGTCTTCGCCGTCGCCCTGCTGGAGACGAACCAGCTCGTTGGAACAACGGGTTTGCACGGCATCGACTGGGTGAACAGATGCGCCGAGTTCGGCATCGCGATAACCGACAAAAATTTCTGGAACCAGGGTCTCGGAACAGAAGCGACACATCTCACATTGAGGTACGCGTTCGAATATCTCAATCTGAACCGCGTTCAGCTGAGTGTGTACGATTACAATCCACGCGCGATCCACGTCTATGAAAAGTGTGGCTTTGTGAAAGAAGGCGTCTTGAGAAAGGCGAGGTATCTGAAGGGTGAATACCACGACGTTATCGTGATGAGCATGCTGGCACAGGAATACTTCACGGGATGCAACGCTTCACGATCTGGATGA
- the coaE gene encoding dephospho-CoA kinase (Dephospho-CoA kinase (CoaE) performs the final step in coenzyme A biosynthesis.), with translation MTGKMGCGKSTVAGMFEELGARVIDVDRIGHEVLKDHSVKEELKKLFGEFIFDEDEIDRKKLAKIVFEDAEKLRALERIVHPIIREKVRKLIEDSTGVVVLDAALLKRIGLDELCDVIVTVKCDEEKIVERLRKKGFTEKEIKKRLAVQRDIVEEGIVIENNCDLVSLKGKVIDIYNRLLGGGVGE, from the coding sequence TTGACTGGAAAGATGGGCTGTGGGAAGAGCACCGTAGCGGGCATGTTTGAAGAACTCGGAGCCAGGGTGATAGACGTTGACAGAATCGGTCACGAAGTTCTGAAAGATCACTCGGTCAAAGAAGAACTGAAAAAGTTGTTCGGTGAGTTCATCTTCGATGAAGACGAAATCGACAGGAAAAAACTAGCAAAGATCGTTTTTGAAGACGCCGAAAAGCTGAGAGCGCTGGAAAGGATAGTTCATCCCATCATCAGAGAAAAGGTTCGAAAATTGATCGAAGATTCAACCGGCGTGGTGGTTCTGGACGCGGCACTCCTGAAAAGAATAGGGCTGGACGAGCTGTGCGATGTGATCGTAACGGTGAAATGCGACGAAGAAAAGATCGTCGAGAGGTTGAGGAAGAAAGGTTTCACAGAGAAAGAGATCAAAAAAAGGCTCGCTGTGCAAAGAGACATCGTCGAAGAAGGTATAGTGATCGAAAACAACTGTGATCTTGTTTCTTTGAAAGGAAAAGTGATCGATATCTACAACCGTTTGCTTGGAGGAGGTGTTGGTGAATGA